TCGGAAAGACCGGGCCCAGGAGGATGCCGTGGGAGCGCAGCAGCCACGCTCCGGCCGACCAGGCCGCAAAGGCGATCGCGCCAAGGACGAGGGCGCCGCGCAGCGCCGGCAGAAAAAGGGGGAGAAGAGTTGCGCAGCCGCCGAGCGCCAGGACGAGGAGAATGCGCCACACCCACGGGCTCTCACGAACCAGATCCCCCCGCATGATGTTATCAGCCGCGGTGGCATGCACCTGCACACCCGAGAGCATTGCCTCGAGAGGAGTCGCCACCGCCTCCCCCATCCCCGTCGCCGTCGCACCCACAAAGACGATGCGTCCCCTGAGGATGTCCGGGGGAACTCGTCCCTGAAGAAGAGCGGCGGCCGAGATCGGCTTCACCCCCCCGTACTCCCGGTAGCGCAGCAGAAGCCGTCCCCGCGAATCGAGCGGAACCCGCTCACTTCCAAGCTGCAGGATCCTCTCACCGCTCCAGGTCGAACGAAAAGAGATCCCCCCGCTTCCTTTCCCCTTGAGGACCGCCGCCAGGGCGAGACTCGGAAAGAGCCTCCCCTCCCGCGCCATCACCACAGGCATGCGCCGCAGTATCCCGCCGTGCTCCATGGCGGCGTTCACAAAGCCGGAACGCGCGCACCCGGCGAACTCGGGGAGGCTCGCTACCGCGCCGGTCGGATGCCAGAGCGTCTCTGCCGGGTCAGCCCCCCCCTTTTCCCTCACAGTTACGACCGGCAGCGGATGCAGCACCTGCCGCCCCCGGGGCGCCTCGCGGGCCCCGAAGGTGAATTCGTACCCCAGCACGAACGGCCCCCGGCAAAGAATGGCCGCAAGCTCGCGATCCCCTGGCGAAAGCACGGCAGCATTCTCCCCCGGGATCCTCTCCCTCTCTGGAAAAAGTGCATCGATGGCGATGACCGCGGGTTTCTGCGCAGCTATCGATTTCAGAAGGCGGGCGACTTCGGAGCGGGGCCAGGGCCAGCGGCCGACGAGAGCGAGTGCTTCATCGTCGACGGCCACGACGGCTGGAGGGGGAGCTTGCGTTGCAGGGGGACCTGCGGCGATTTCCAGGTCGAAGAAGCGATCCTCAAGGTGGGCAAGATGTGCGGGATTGTACAGTGCGATCAGTGCGGCGAGAACGGTGACTCCCAGGCCGATGGAAAGGAGGAGGGGGATGCGGGTCAATTCACGGCGGCGATCCTTTATGCTGGAGTGCACGATTCCTCACCGTCCTTTCTCAGCGTACCGTTACCTCCGCCCGCCGGTTGCACGACTCCGACGTCTGATCGGGGGTCTGCACCTTGAGCTCGCATTCGCCGCGGGAAAGGAGGTCGACCCGGAGCGGCGCCGCTCCCATCTTCTGCAGGAGGTTAAGGACCTTCCGAGCGCGCCGGGTGGCGAGGTCGTAGTTGTATGGCTCAGATGCCACCGTATCTGTATGCCCTACGATGATCACCTCGGCAGCAGGACGTTGCTGCACGCATCTGACGATCTCGGGCAGGAGGCGCTGCGACTGCGCGGTCAGCTCTGTGGAGTTGAAATGGAAGAAAAGGACGAAGTGCACGGGCTGTGGCGGAAGGGCGGACAGAACCTTCAGAACCTCCGACTGCGCGTTCATCTCCCCTACCCTCTCAGGCTTCCCGGGGGGGACCAGATCATTCCGGATCTCCACCTTTTCCCACGGTTGGTTCAGCACCTGGCTCCCCTCCAAGGTGGAGACAACGACCTCACCGGGAGGCTCCCCCTCTTTCGGTAGGAGGACCACATAGCTCTTTGGCGCCGCGCACCCGGAGAGGATGGCGAGCAAAAGGAGACAGCAGCAATACGCCGGGGGGAGGCGGAGGAACGGAGTCATGGCTCTATCCTGGCGACGAAGTAGGTCCCTCGGACCCCGAGGGTGGCAACCGGTGTCTCTACCCGTACGCTCCCTGGTGCGAGCTTTGCGATCTTGCCCGAGAGATAGCCGAAGACGCCCCGCGCGACCCGCACCACCATCCCGAGACTTCCGCGGGCCGGGTCGTAGGCAAAGTGCTCGATGGTACTTTCGGTGGAGGGCCCGAGCGAGAGGGCCGTGTCATCCTCCAGCAGGACCCCCATGGTGCCATTGCTGCCGGTGAGAAGCCTGTCCCCCCGGAGAAGCTGAAACCCCACCGTGGCTGGGAGACGGCGGCCATCGCGGACGACGTATCCTTCGCCCGATACGTTCTTGACCATGCCTACCCGCCCCTGAGGCGCCTCGGCGGAAACAGTGCAGGGATCTGCGATGGACAGGAAGACGACAAGGATGAAAAAGAGAAGTCTTGCCCCTGCTTGCCGCAGGTGCATAGCGTGGAAGGTAGCACTACCGGTGAAGCCCCCTTTGTCATTGAGAAAGTCCATCTGATTGCACCCTTTCTCCCTCCGGGAAAGGCCGGGCAAGGGAAGGTACTCTCCTCGCCCGGCTCTATTGCACCTCTGCGCACCGGGATAGCTCCCGGTGCCTCTAAAGGGACATCTTACTGCGAAACGCGCCCTCCGGCAGCACCCTGGTTCAGGATGATGACTTCCACCCTGCGGTTCAGCTGCCTGCCGTGGCGGGTGTCGTTGCTCGCCACCGGGTTTGTCTTGCCGTTCCCCTTGATGCTGATGCGGTCGTCGTCGACACCGCGATCGGCCAGGGCCTGGCGCACTGCGTCCGCCCTCCTTTCAGAGAGATCCTTGTTGTACGCCGCGCTCCCAACGTTGTCGGTGTACCCCTCGATCATCAGGTTGCGGTCCGGATGGTTGTTCAGGAAGTCCGCGAGTTTGTCTATGGCATTCTTCGCGCGCGGCGATATGTCGGATTTTCCCGTCTCGAAGAGGACGTCGCCGAGCGTCACCACAAGCCCGCGCTCCGTCTCCGTCGCCTTCATGTTGGAAAGTTCCCTCATAAGCTCGGCCTGCTCGGTCCGGGCCTGCATCGCCTCGGCCCGTGCCTGTTCCGAGGTCTTTCTCGCCTCTTCAGCCGTCGCGGCGTTCTGCTGGGCTTCCTGACGGACCTTCGCGAGCTCCTGCTCCCGTGTGGCCATCTGTTCCTTGGCCTGGCGCGCTTCCTGGGCAGTCATGGCAGCCCGCTCGTTTGCCAGGCGCGCCTCGCGTTCACGTTTCTGCATGAGGAGCGCCGTGTTCTCCTTGCTCATCTTTTGCAGCTGCGCCTCAGCCATTTTCCCTTCTGTCATGCTACGCGCGGTCTGCACCTTCTTTTGCGCGACGTAGGCGAAGCTGCTCATCTTGTCCGCGTTATGTGCCTTTTCCGCCTCCTGCAGCGCCAGGTTCGCCTCCAGAAGCATGTCGGGAGCGGTGGCCTCCACATGCGGATCGGCTTTTGCTGCCGCATACGCCGCTCGCGCCTGCTCAAGCTGGTCCTGGGCATAGGTATCGTCGAGTGTGGAACTGCACCCTCCGATGACCAGCCCCAGCGGAACGAGCGCGAGGGCAGCGGCTATCGTCAACACTCTGCTTGCGGTATGAATCATGGCCCTTTTACCTCCGAGGTATTACGGTGACTGGCTGTTTTGTATCTCCTTTCTGAGCATGCTCACGCTCTCCTGAACGTCCTTCACCATCTGCTGTGTTCTTGCCGTCGTTGCCCTCGCGCGGGCGTAGTCGGCATCAGCCGCCGCCTCGTTGGCGAGTCTCATTGCCCCATCGTAATCCTGGTTTATCTGGGCAGCCTTCGCGGCGTTTAGCTTGTCCTGCGCCATTCTGAGCTCGGCCGGAGCCACTGTCCTCGTATTTCCTTCACTTGCTACGGCAACGGCCTTGTCGGCCGCGTCGATCCTGCCTGTCGCCATTTCGCTCGTGGCGGCGCACCCTCCGAGGAGGGCAAGCCCCAGGAGCGCCAGCGCTGCGGGTAGGCCGTGCAGCTTGATGTTATTTGAATGCATAGTGGTCGCCTCCCGATCGTTTGAATTAGTGCGTCTACACCAGTGTAAATTTTATCAGATTTTGCGGCACTCTCCTTTCAACCCCCGAAGAAAGGGTGCGCCGTGCGTGAAATGAAGCTATGTGAAGGCGGCAGGACTCAGTGGATGAGAATTACGCGGAAGGGATAAGTCAGATTGGTTTTTGCTAATCTTTATAAGAATAAGAAGGATGGAGGGCTCAATGTGAAGAATTTGGAGAAGAAAGCAGAGACAGACCAGAGTAATAGTGCGGACAGTGCAGACGAAGAATGAGAAAAGTTGCACAAAGCCCTGCCTTTAAGCACCTTCGCGCCGCTGTCTCCACCCTTTTTCCGCCAGAAATCCCTTTACAATCCAGCCCCTCTTATATATCATTCATTGGCTAAACTCCCCACAATAAAGGACGTTATGGTAATCGAGCATATCCGCAATTTCTCCATCATCGCCCACATCGATCACGGCAAGTCGACCATCGCCGACAGACTTCTCGAATTTACAGGCGCCCTCTCCGACAGGGAAAAACAGGACCAGTTTCTGGACAAGATGGACCTCGAAAGAGAGCGCGGCATCACCATCAAGGCGCAGACCGTCCGTCTCAATTACCGCGCCGACGATGGCAAAGACTACATCCTAAACCTTATCGACACCCCGGGGCACGTCGACTTCACCTACGAGGTCTCCCGCTCCCTCACCGCCTGCGAGGGGGGGCTTCTCGTGGTGGACGCCTCCCAGGGTGTGGAAGCGCAGACCCTTGCCAACGTCTACCTTGCGCTGGACAACAACCTGGAAGTATTCCCGGTCCTCAACAAGATCGACCTCCCCGCGGCCGAGCCGGAGCGCGTCAAGCAGGAGATCGAGGAGATCATCGGCCTCGACACCCATGACGCAGTCCTTGCGAGCGCAAAGGAAGGAATCGGGACAAAGGAGATACTCGAGGAGATCGTGAAGAAGATCCCCCCTCCGGTCGGCGACCCCGAAAAGCCGCTGAAGGCGCTCCTTTTCGACTCGTGGTACGACCAGTACCAGGGGGTCATCATCCTCGTGCGCATCATGGACGGCACGGTGAAGAAGGGGGACAAGATCCAGCTCATGTCCACCAGGAAGACCCACGAGGTGCTGAAGGTCGGCGTCTTCGCCCCCGACATGCGCGAGGTCCCCGGTCTCTCCTGCGGCGAGGTCGGCTTCCTCATCGCCGGGATAAAGGACGTCTCCGACGCGAAGGTCGGCGACACGGTGACGCACCTGCACAAGCCGTGTGACACCGCGCTCCCCGGGTACAAGGAGGTGAAGCCGATGGTCTTCTCCGGCCTCTACCCGATCGACACCTCCCAGTACGAGCAGCTGCGCGACGCGCTTGCAAAACTGAAGCTCAACGACTCCTCCTTCTCCTACGACCCGGAGACCTCCCTGGCGCTCGGCTTCGGCTTCCGCTGCGGCTTCCTCGGGCTCTTGCACATGGAGATCATCCAGGAGCGCCTGGAGCGCGAGTTCAACCTCGAGCTCATCACCACAGCCCCGACCGTCGTGTACAGGGTGCACGCGCCCAGCGGGACGATGACGACGATCGAGAGCGCGAACCAGCTCCCGCCGGTGCAGGACATCGCCTACATCGAGGAGCCGTTCATCCTCGCCTCCATCCACGTGCCGAACGAGTTCGTGGGGGGGATCCTCGCCCTTTGCGAGGAAAAGCGCGGCGTGCAGCGGGAGATCAAATACCTGACGCCGACGCGTGTTATGGTAGTGTATGAGCTTCCCCTGAACGAGGTCGTTCTCGACTTCTACGACCGCCTCAAGTCGATCACAAAAGGGTACGCCTCGCTCGATTACGAGATCCTCGACTACCGTCAGAGCGACCTGGTGCGCCTCAACATCATGATCAACGGCGAGGTCGTCGACGCCCTCTCACTCATCATCCACAAGGACAAGGCGTACTACCGCGGCCGGGAGCTGGTCAGCAAGATGAAGGAGCTGATACCGCGCCAGATGTTCGAGATCGCCATCCAGGCCGCCATCGGCGCGAAGGTCATCGCCCGCGAAACGGTGAAGGCTCTCAGGAAGGACGTTCTCGCCAAGTGCTACGGGGGCGACATCACCAGGAAGCGCAAGCTTCTGGAGAAGCAGAAGGAAGGGAAGAAGCGAATGAAGAACGTGGGGAACGTGGAACTCCCCCAGGAAGCATTCCTGGCAATCCTCAAGGTCGAAGGGTAGCCGTAAAATCCCGGACGCCCTGAAGGGGCTCCCATGAGACGAAAAGGAAAAGGACAAATGGAAGATCTTAAGAACATTACGGGTGAAGCCCCGGTGCAGGATGTGAAGCCCGTCAAGACGAAACACGTGGTGCGTGAGTACGCAGAGTCGATCATCATCGCGGTGCTCCTGGCTCTGGTGATCCGCACTTTCGTGGTGCAGGCCTTCAAGATCCCTTCGGGTTCCATGGAAGATACCCTCGCCATCGGCGACCACATCCTGGTCAACAAGTTCATCTACGGCACCAAGATCCCCTTTACCGATTCACGTCTTGTGAAGCTGCGCGATCCGAGGCAGGGGGACGTCATCGTCTTTGAATACCCGGAGGATCCCTCCAAGGACTTCATCAAGCGCGTCGTCGGTACCCCGGGCGACACCGTCGAGGTGATCAACAAGAAGGTGTACGTCAACGGCAAGGCGTACGACAACCCGCACGAAGTGCACAAGGAGCAGGACATCATCCCGAAGGAGCAGAACCCGCGCGACTTCATGGGTCCGGTGAAGGTGCCGGCGAACGCCTACTTCGTCATGGGGGACAACAGGGACAGGTCTTACGACAGCCGCTTCTGGGGTTTTGTGAGCAACGAGAAGATCAAGGGGCTCGCCTTCATCAAGTACTGGTCCTGGGACAAGGACAACTTCCGCGTCCGCTTCGGCAGCATCGGGAAGTTGATCGACTAAGAAAAGGTTCGTGACCTCCGCCGCCGGCAGCACGTCCCTCCCCTTTCAAGGGGGAGGACAGGAGGGGGATGGGGTTCATACTAAAGAAAAGGCCCTCTGGAGAAGCTCCGGAGGGCCTTTTTACGTGCGGCAATTTTCCTGCGCTCAGTCCATTCTTACCCGAGCGTGAAGAAGAACGTTGCACCGCCGTTTGGTTTACCTTCCGGGTCAGCCCAGAGGGTCGGTCAGCCCAGAAAGTCACTCAGCCCGTAGGGTCACTCAGCCCGGAGGGTCAGACCTGGACAATGGACAACGCCCTTTCCAGGGCCTGCAACTGCCGCTTCAACCCGTCATTGCATTCAAGCTCTTTTATCAATCTTTGGTGTATCTTCGCCGCCGAGCTACTCGTTCGCAGCGAAAGAACCTCGCTAATATGTTTGTTAGTAGCGCCACAGTGCTTTTTCAGCACGTAGACGCACAACTTACGCCTGATATCCCCTTTCCTCTTAACTTCATCCAAGGCACAACCAAAGTGCTGGCAGAGTCGACCAAGAGTCATTTCCACATGCATCGTTTGGCTCAGAGCCTTCCTATGTGCTACCTCCTCGTCATCAAGTCGATTACTGTCAACGTTTGAGAGTACGTCAGCCACAAATGCTTCGTCACCGAGGATGCCGCCGGGGTAAGCCTTCTCCAGGGGGCTTTCCGTACCCTCAGCGATCACAACTTCAACGAAGGCCCTGTAGGCAGATTTCGCCTGGCTGACATCAGCTCCGAAAGTGGCGAGGATACTTCGACTGCTCACCATCCCGTCGGTGATATCCGACACGTAGGCGTGATAACTGCTGTAAGGGTAGTCTTCTGGCCGCACAACAATCTTCGCCCGAACCGGATTTAGATGTATGTAGCGGCTCAACTCTGCCAAGTAGCTGTCTTTATCTATGACAATGGACTTATATCTCCCCTGAAAAAGATGGCCGCTCCGTTTCCGCTTTGTGTTGGTATAGACTGAATACGACCCATTCAAATAATGCATGACTCTTTGAAGATTCATTCTCGGTGTTTCTATTAGCAAATGGTAGTGGTTTGACATCAACACGTAACAATGAAGAATGAAGCCGAATTTTTTCTTCGCTTCCAAAAGATATTCCCTGAACTTCTCATAATCCCGCTTCGTAAAGAAGATCTTCTTCCGCTCGTTCCCTCGCGATGTTACGTGATAAAGAGCCCCTTCAAACTCAATCCGCAATGGTCTGGTCATCTCGCACTTCCTCCTTTTCAGGAAGAGGTTAAATTACTTTTGTCCAATGTCCAGGTGTGACCCCTTGGTGTGACCCCAGTGCTTTTTCAATCCGCAATGGTCTGGTCATCTCGCACCTCCTCCTTTTCAGGAAGAGGCTAAATTACTTTTGTCCAATGTCCAGATGTGACCCCTTGGTGTGGTGCTTCCTTATGCCAGGGACTGCTTCGTTTATGCTTTCAAAACTCTGTCCACACAATTTCTAGTTGATGACCTTTCAGAGTCACAAGCGCTAGAGTTATTCCTTCTTCATCGCAAAACTCGACTTCATATTCGTCTGACTGTGGGTCAAACACAATCAGTACAGTACCAGTATCACCTTTTTTTAAATTATAGCTAGGAACATCACACATCAATCTAACAACGTCATACTCTTTAAATTTCATAGCATCACCTCTTGCTTGGAATAGCGGTAACAAGTCTAACTATGCCATCATTGTTACTAATCCATTCAAAGATAACGTCAATAACCTTTCCATTTGTTCCTATGATTGGAATGACTTGATTGTATGTGGTCCCGTGTTGGGTTACTTCTCTGACAACCGCGCTTTTCGGGTTAAATATAATCTTGTTTAGCCAAATTATCAGCATTGCTAAGGTTAAACCCGAGGGCTTTCTCAAACCATATGGCTTTATCTTTTCCCTTCGGGTGATTAGTATTCAATAGATATCTTTGCAACTTATCCTGAACACTTAATTGAGTTTTTTCGCACTGTGCACCTTTTGCAATCCTCCCAAACCTTGATAAATCGGCAAAGACCGCAGCAAGAATATCATCTGGCATCACCGGGGTAGCCTGTGCTAGTGCCACCATATCATCTGATCCCAGGTAGTTGATGACTGGCCACAAGCTATTTGCAACGAAATTGGCAGCATTTGCTGCAGTGTTAAGTGCGCCTAGAACAGTGTGATCAATAAAGTTGTTACCTGACCTAATATCTACTACTCCAAATGGCCCATTGCCGGGATGAATGGGACCTGGGTTGAGCCCATCCTCATCGATTAAAGAAGTTGGAGTGTTGAGCGCATACTGGTAAGTATTTGGGGGTCACCCCCAGGGGTCAGACCTGGACAAAGGACAACGCCCTTTCCAGGGCCTGCAACTGCCGCTTCAACCCGTCATTGCACTCAAGCTCTTTTATCAATCTTTGGTGTGTATTCGCCGCCGAGCTACTCGTTCGCAGTAAAAGAACCTCGCTGATGTGCTTGTTAGTAGCGCCACAGTGCTTTTTCAATCCGCAATGGTCTGGTCATCTCGCACCTCCTCCTTTTCAGGAAGAGGCTAAATTACTTTTGTCCAATGTCCAGATGTGACCCCTTGGTGTGGTTTTGCTCGGCAAGCTGATGAGCAGTCATACCACCAAAGGTAAGCGGCCTACCTTTAGCAAGAGCCTGCTTTGTAGTGTGCCCTGTAATGGTCAGCGTGAAAGCGCCACCCACGTCGGGTGCTGCTTGGAAAGCACCATACATCTCGGGGTCTTTGTCGGGGTTCAGCAGGTTGAGCTTTCTGAGACCGTTAACATCAAAGGAATTCTGAGGATTATTCAACACAAACCTGTACCAGTTGTAATCATCCCCGTACAGCCCCACAGGGTCACGCTGAGGGGGTCACCCCCAGGGGTCAGACCTGGACAAAGGACAACGCCCTTTCCAGGGCCTGCAACTGCCGCTTCAACCCGTCATTGCACTCAAGCTCTTTTATCAATCTTTGGTGTATCTTCGCCGCC
The DNA window shown above is from Geomonas sp. RF6 and carries:
- the lepA gene encoding translation elongation factor 4, which gives rise to MVIEHIRNFSIIAHIDHGKSTIADRLLEFTGALSDREKQDQFLDKMDLERERGITIKAQTVRLNYRADDGKDYILNLIDTPGHVDFTYEVSRSLTACEGGLLVVDASQGVEAQTLANVYLALDNNLEVFPVLNKIDLPAAEPERVKQEIEEIIGLDTHDAVLASAKEGIGTKEILEEIVKKIPPPVGDPEKPLKALLFDSWYDQYQGVIILVRIMDGTVKKGDKIQLMSTRKTHEVLKVGVFAPDMREVPGLSCGEVGFLIAGIKDVSDAKVGDTVTHLHKPCDTALPGYKEVKPMVFSGLYPIDTSQYEQLRDALAKLKLNDSSFSYDPETSLALGFGFRCGFLGLLHMEIIQERLEREFNLELITTAPTVVYRVHAPSGTMTTIESANQLPPVQDIAYIEEPFILASIHVPNEFVGGILALCEEKRGVQREIKYLTPTRVMVVYELPLNEVVLDFYDRLKSITKGYASLDYEILDYRQSDLVRLNIMINGEVVDALSLIIHKDKAYYRGRELVSKMKELIPRQMFEIAIQAAIGAKVIARETVKALRKDVLAKCYGGDITRKRKLLEKQKEGKKRMKNVGNVELPQEAFLAILKVEG
- a CDS encoding OmpA family protein yields the protein MTPFLRLPPAYCCCLLLLAILSGCAAPKSYVVLLPKEGEPPGEVVVSTLEGSQVLNQPWEKVEIRNDLVPPGKPERVGEMNAQSEVLKVLSALPPQPVHFVLFFHFNSTELTAQSQRLLPEIVRCVQQRPAAEVIIVGHTDTVASEPYNYDLATRRARKVLNLLQKMGAAPLRVDLLSRGECELKVQTPDQTSESCNRRAEVTVR
- a CDS encoding REP-associated tyrosine transposase, yielding MTRPLRIEFEGALYHVTSRGNERKKIFFTKRDYEKFREYLLEAKKKFGFILHCYVLMSNHYHLLIETPRMNLQRVMHYLNGSYSVYTNTKRKRSGHLFQGRYKSIVIDKDSYLAELSRYIHLNPVRAKIVVRPEDYPYSSYHAYVSDITDGMVSSRSILATFGADVSQAKSAYRAFVEVVIAEGTESPLEKAYPGGILGDEAFVADVLSNVDSNRLDDEEVAHRKALSQTMHVEMTLGRLCQHFGCALDEVKRKGDIRRKLCVYVLKKHCGATNKHISEVLSLRTSSSAAKIHQRLIKELECNDGLKRQLQALERALSIVQV
- a CDS encoding CHASE2 domain-containing protein encodes the protein MHSSIKDRRRELTRIPLLLSIGLGVTVLAALIALYNPAHLAHLEDRFFDLEIAAGPPATQAPPPAVVAVDDEALALVGRWPWPRSEVARLLKSIAAQKPAVIAIDALFPERERIPGENAAVLSPGDRELAAILCRGPFVLGYEFTFGAREAPRGRQVLHPLPVVTVREKGGADPAETLWHPTGAVASLPEFAGCARSGFVNAAMEHGGILRRMPVVMAREGRLFPSLALAAVLKGKGSGGISFRSTWSGERILQLGSERVPLDSRGRLLLRYREYGGVKPISAAALLQGRVPPDILRGRIVFVGATATGMGEAVATPLEAMLSGVQVHATAADNIMRGDLVRESPWVWRILLVLALGGCATLLPLFLPALRGALVLGAIAFAAWSAGAWLLRSHGILLGPVFPIVVLGVNFSLLTVLRTVYLEKGVEHQGHDLVKARDLVMTSLASLTEIRDMETGAHVLRCQRYLHILCEELRRFPRFGFLDQETIELVSKLAPLHDIGKVGLPDQLLRKASGFTREEYDLVKKHTIFGRDAIAKAAARVGIHDDELIRYAKEIIYTHHERWDGSGYPQGLAGDDIPWVGRAMALVDAYDAMVTQRVYNKPITHDDAVKIMMQGKGKLFDPDVVDAFLCVQEKWQRVVQEIRDEDEL
- a CDS encoding OmpA family protein; the encoded protein is MIHTASRVLTIAAALALVPLGLVIGGCSSTLDDTYAQDQLEQARAAYAAAKADPHVEATAPDMLLEANLALQEAEKAHNADKMSSFAYVAQKKVQTARSMTEGKMAEAQLQKMSKENTALLMQKREREARLANERAAMTAQEARQAKEQMATREQELAKVRQEAQQNAATAEEARKTSEQARAEAMQARTEQAELMRELSNMKATETERGLVVTLGDVLFETGKSDISPRAKNAIDKLADFLNNHPDRNLMIEGYTDNVGSAAYNKDLSERRADAVRQALADRGVDDDRISIKGNGKTNPVASNDTRHGRQLNRRVEVIILNQGAAGGRVSQ
- a CDS encoding DUF4926 domain-containing protein, which encodes MKFKEYDVVRLMCDVPSYNLKKGDTGTVLIVFDPQSDEYEVEFCDEEGITLALVTLKGHQLEIVWTEF
- a CDS encoding DUF6883 domain-containing protein encodes the protein MVALAQATPVMPDDILAAVFADLSRFGRIAKGAQCEKTQLSVQDKLQRYLLNTNHPKGKDKAIWFEKALGFNLSNADNLAKQDYI
- the lepB gene encoding signal peptidase I, whose product is MEDLKNITGEAPVQDVKPVKTKHVVREYAESIIIAVLLALVIRTFVVQAFKIPSGSMEDTLAIGDHILVNKFIYGTKIPFTDSRLVKLRDPRQGDVIVFEYPEDPSKDFIKRVVGTPGDTVEVINKKVYVNGKAYDNPHEVHKEQDIIPKEQNPRDFMGPVKVPANAYFVMGDNRDRSYDSRFWGFVSNEKIKGLAFIKYWSWDKDNFRVRFGSIGKLID
- a CDS encoding DUF4398 domain-containing protein, with the translated sequence MHSNNIKLHGLPAALALLGLALLGGCAATSEMATGRIDAADKAVAVASEGNTRTVAPAELRMAQDKLNAAKAAQINQDYDGAMRLANEAAADADYARARATTARTQQMVKDVQESVSMLRKEIQNSQSP
- a CDS encoding FecR family protein codes for the protein MDFLNDKGGFTGSATFHAMHLRQAGARLLFFILVVFLSIADPCTVSAEAPQGRVGMVKNVSGEGYVVRDGRRLPATVGFQLLRGDRLLTGSNGTMGVLLEDDTALSLGPSTESTIEHFAYDPARGSLGMVVRVARGVFGYLSGKIAKLAPGSVRVETPVATLGVRGTYFVARIEP